The sequence CAATATCACCAATTTGCGGTTGTTCAATACGACTTCGAACAACAGTTTATTGCGGGTATCTTTTTATGGCCGCGGCGTATGGGAGATCCCTGTTAACAATGACGGGTCGGGCAATCAGCCGTCTTCTGTAACTATTACAGCACCTGTCAATAACAGCAATTTTGTAGCGCCGGCCAATATTAATTTTACGGTGAATGCTACGGATGCCGATGGCAGTGTTACCAAAGTGGAATACTGGAATGGCGGCGCTAAAATTGGTGAAAGCACCACCACTCCTTTTTCCTTTGCCTGGAACGCTGTAGGCACCGGCTCCTATAACATTACCGCCGTTGCCATTGATAACGGGAGCGCCAGCACTGCCTCTGTGCCTGTAAATATTTCTGTGAGTGAGTCGCAGGAGCCCTGCCATGCAGCTATTCCCCGCACACAATACAGTGTGTACCAGTTTGACAGTGAAGAGACCGCCGGTGAAACGGCCCCTGCCACCCATGCTATCGACGGAGATGTAAATACCTTTTGGCATACCCAATGGAGTGGTTCAACAGCACCGCTGCCGCATTATATTGCCATTAATCTCGGCGCTACGTACAACGTGACCAAATTGCGGTATGTGCCCCGCCAGAACAGCACCAATGGGCGGATCAATGCCTACCAGGTGCATACCAGCATTGATGGAAGCACCTGGACGCTGGTAGCATCCGGCAATTTTACCAATACTGCTACCGCGCAGGATGTAATATTAAGCAGGCCTGCACATGCCCGGTATGTGAAGCTGACAGCTACTTCCGAGTTAAGCGGCCAGGCATTTACCACCATAGCGGAATTAACCTTCTTTGGTTGTGCCGTTCCTGCTTCCTGTACCACTACCGGCATTCCACGCAGTAATTATAGTGTAAACGGGTTCGACAGCCAGGAGACTACCGGCGAAACAGCACCGGCCACCAACGCGATAGATGGCAACAACAGCACTTTCTGGCATACCCAATGGTACAATTCAACGGCTCCCATGCCGCATTATATCACGATCGACCTGGGCGCCACCAACCAGCTTACTACGGTTACGTATGTACCACGGCAGAACAGTACGAATGGGCGGATCAAGAATTACAAAATAGAAGTAAGCGTATTGGGGCAGGCATGGTTCACAGTAGCCGAAGGCACATGGCCCAACAGCACCACCACACAAACGGTGAGCTTCGGGGCCATCCAGGCACGGTATGTCCGGCTTACTGCCAGTTCCGAAGTAAATAATAACCCATGGACTTCTGTAGCCGAACTGTCCTTTGCCGGATGCGGTGCCGCTGCTCCTTCCATACCTATTGTTTTGAGGACCGTGAAGGGAGATGATCTCTTATCGTATCCCGTTCCCACAAAAGGCATGGTGACTGTAAAGCTACCTGCTTTGCAGGGCAGCCGGGTTAACCTGGAAGTATTTGACCTGCAGGGCAGGCTGGTTAAAAAACAACCCGTGGCTGCTGCGAAGAGCACGGTACAGATCAACCTGAGCAATATGGCCAGTGGCCAGTATATCCTTGTGGTAAGAGATGAAAAGGGCACAGTTTATTCCACCAAACTGATGAAGGAATAAACGGGCTTCGTGCAGACATCGGAATTGAACGTATGTGTGCTGCTCAAAGCACACATACGTTCAATCCATTAATATGATTAAAGCCTGTATCCGCTTTTGCAAATGCATTTTTATTTCAACTTTTTCTTATGAGATCAATAGTACTCATTATATTCATTTCAGCTATTGTTATCCCTGCCCGGGGGCAGGAACCCGTTACAGATTCGGCACAGTCTCTTACAGAAGTGGTGGTGAGCGCCAATAAATTTGCAGAAAAAAGCAGGCATGTAGCACAAAAGGTAACTGTTATCAGCAGTCGTGAAATAGCTTCTTCGCTGTCGAACAATACAGCAGGCCTGCTGGAGCAAACCGGAAAGATATTTGTACAGCGCAGCCAGTTGGGCGGGGGAAGTCCGGTGATCAATGGTTTTGAAGCAAGCAGGATATTGCTGGTGGTAGATGGTGTGCGTATGAATAATGCCATCTACCGCACGGGGCATTTGCAAAATGCGATCACGATCGATGATGATATCCTGGAAAGAACGGAGATCTTATATGGTCCTTCCTCCACTATTTACGGTTCTGATGCCCTGGGGGGCGTTATTCATTTTCAAACCCGGCAGCCCCGGCTTTCCCGGGAAGGGTTCCGGGCGCAAACCAATGCCAGTACCCGGTACAGCAGCGCCTTTGCTGAATTTTCCGGTCATGTAGATGTAAACCTGGGATGGAAAAAGTTTGCTTCTCTTACTTCTGTCAGCTACAGTAGTTTTGGCGACCTCCGGCAAGGAGCTGACCGCAATCCTTTCTATGGCGACTTTGGCAAAAGAACAGCGTACATTGCCCGCATTAACGGAATGGATTCCATTGTAGCGAATAAAAATGTTAACATCCAAAAGTTCAGCAATTACAAACAATATGACTTTTTGCAAAAGCTGCGATGGGAACCCGGCGCAACACAATCGCACGAACTGAACCTGCAGTATTCCACCAGCAGTGATATTCCCCGTTATGATCGCTTAACGGACACCAGGAATGGCCAATTAAGGTGGGCGGAATGGTATTATGGTCCCCAGGACCGGCTGATGGCTGCCTATACCTACAAACGCAGGCAACTGCCTGGTTTCTTTGACCAGTTAATGGCCGGCATGAGCTACCAGCGCATTGTAGAAAGCCGCATGCAGCGCGCTTACCGCAAGGACCTGCGGGAAAACAGGATAGAACATATCGACGTAGCGGCCTTTCATATCGACCTGCGTAAAAGCGCCGGGCGGCATGAGCTGAGCACCGGGGCCGACGGACAGCTCAATTACCTGAACTCAACCGCTTACAATTATAATATTGCGAACGGTCAAAAGACTTATGGTTTACAGACCCGCTATCCCGACGGGAAAAACAATATGAGCTATGCAGGCGCCTACCTGCAGCATTTGTATAAGATCATTCCCGGTAAACTGATCCTGAATGACGGCATACGGGTGAATTATGTAGCACTCAACGCACATATTGCCGATCCTTCCCTGCTGCATTTGCCATTTACCGATGCCTCGCAAAGGAATTTTACCTATAGCCTGAATGCAGGCATTATTTACCTCCCTGATCCTGTAACGAAATTATCTTTTAATTTCTCCACCGGTTTCCGTGCGCCCAATATTGACGACCTGGCCAAGGTATTCGAATCGGCAGGAGGGATACAACTGGTGGTACCCAATGCTGATCTGCAACCTGAGAAGACCTATCAGTTCAACCTGAACCTGGAGCGGCAATTTGATGAGTGGGTAACCTTGGAAGCGAATGCTTTTTATACGTTTTTCAGGGATGCTATTGTGCTGGATAATTTTCACCTGAATGGCGCTTCATCCATTGAATACGATGGCCGGATCACCCCTGTGGTGGCCAATCAAAATAAAGCGCGGGCATTCATTTATGGTTTGCAAGGATCTGTCACGCTCAGGCCGGTCAGCCATTTCAGCCTGTACAGTCATGCTGCTTATACCTATGGACGTTATAAAGGCAGCGACGGTCAGCAGGTGCCCATGGACCATATTCCTCCTGTCTTTGGTAAAACAGGCATTACCTATACCTGGCGTTTTGTTGAAAGCGAGTGTGCTTTATTGTATAATGGCTGGAAAAAACTAAAGGATTATAATCCTTCCGGTGAAGATAACCTGCCCTATGCCACTGCGGCAGGAATGCCCTCCTGGAGTATCTTCAATGCTTCAGTAGCCTGCACCATTGGCCGGCATTTGCAGGTGCAGGTTACCCTGGAAAATATACTGGACCGCAATTACCGGGTGTTCTCATCGGGGATAAGCGGTGCGGGCAGGAACCTGATGATCAGGCTGAAGGCCCTCCAGTTGTGAGCGCCGGGCATCTATCCGGCCATGTTATATAGTTTTACAATGAACCCAGGTTGAACAATATCTCTCCTTTATTAACCGGTGGCGTGGCTATCTGATAAACGATAAAGCCGTCCACCGGTGAATAAATATCCGTGAGCCAATTCCCTTTTACATCGGTGATATAGCCCAGTTTCATGCCGGCACGGATAAGCTGGCCACTCTTGCAATGGCTGTAAAAGATGCCGGTGTGTTCACTGTTAAGGGTAGTGCGTTTGGTGATCTCCAGGGGCTTGTTGGACATTACCGGTGTGCCTGGCAACAATTGCAGGCTGCGCATTACATTCAATAAGCCATCGTTGATCTTTTTAATTTCTGCTGTTGAAACCCCTCCCAGCTTTCCGCATTCAATGGCAACGGTGGGTATGCCCTGTGCAACTGCTTCTTTGGAACAATAAACAGTAGGTTCTCCTTTCACAAACCCGGCTTCAGATTTCATGATCCAGTCAAAGCCCAACGCCTCTGCCATCTGTTTGGCGGTAGCGGCCTGTTCCCCCAAGGCATAATACCCTACATAATCGTGCAGATCTTCTGACGCATCACCGGCATGAATATCTACCAGGTAATTACACCTGGGTAATATTTGCTGTGATAATACCCAGGCGATGCATTGGGTGAGGCTGCCGTTCTTATTGCCGGGAAATTCACGGTTAAGGTTTTTGCCGTCAACAGGATTATAATACACCGACCGGCCAAAGAACGCCTTTACATTCGCTATATGTACAATGATAACTGTTCCACGCAACGAATCCGGGTGAAGTTCACGGGCCATCTGCTGCATGGCTATGATCGGTGGATACTCGAATCCATGGATACCGGCTATTAAGCCGATCACAGGACCAGGGTTTTTGCCATGTACAATGGTAACGGGGATATAAGTACTGTCTTTCGAAGGAGCAACAACAGGCAGGTCAAAGGAGGCTTTTGTCCCCGCAGCCACCTGGTGTCCTTCCAGTATAAAGGGCGTCTGCCGGCCAAAGGCTGCTAAAGTGGACCAGTTCAACAGCCATATCATAGTTACAAGTTGCTGGCATTTCTTTAAGATGTTCATTAAGTGTAGCATAGTACTCAAGTCTTTTTTAAATGTTATAGTCTTTCCTGCTCTTCTATACTATTGGCTCTTTTGGGAATGAGTTTGCCGCCAATATGGTAGCGTATGCTCAGACTGAGGCGGTGGGCTTCCGGCCGGTCGTTGTACCGGTAGTCGGTGGTGTTGGTGAGGGAGGCGCCGCGCAGGTGGTAGGTGCGCAGGCAATCCATGAAGTTGAGTTGTACCGTGAGCTTGTCTTTCATCATGGATTTGCGTACGCCGGCATCCGCAAAGAACAAGGGTTCCTTGAGGTAAATGCCCCAGAGCTCACGCGAATAAAAGAAGGTGGCTACTTCGAGACGGAAGCCGGCCGGCAGCCTGAGCTGCTGCTGGGCCTGTGCATTGAAGGCCCAGCGGGAAGCGGTAGCATCGCCTCCTATCTGTGGAAAAGGATAACGGGAATAATTGGCGCCGGCCGATAGCTGCATGCTCCACGGGCCTACGTTGAAGGGGGCCGAGAACAGCAGATCGAAGCGTTGCATATTGCGGAAGTTGGCCGTCACACTTTTAATCGCATTGGCGGCGGAGTCGATGAGCAGCCTTTTGGTCATATAGTTGTCGCGCAGGGCATAGGTAGCTGTGAGGATGTATTTACGGTGGATGGTCAAGGCTGCCGACAGCAGCCAGGCCATTTCCGGCACCAGGGCCGGATTACCTGAATAGTAAAAGTATTGATCGGTGTACCAGCGTACGGGGTTGAGGTCGGCGTACGTAGGCCGGTTGATGCGCCGGCTGACGGAGAGGTTGAGCTTGTGTTGTTTCAGCTCATGGTCTACCGACAGGCTGGGGAAGAAGCTGCTGTATTCCCACCGGTTGGTAAAGCCGTTTTTAACGGTATAGCCTTTGGCATCGGTATGCTCTATCCGCAGGCCCGCGAGGATACTGGTTCGTTTGAATTTCTTTGCGACAGATACATAGGCCGCTGATATGCGCTCGTCGTATAGGAAATGGTTCGACATGGTAACTGCCTCTTTGTACGAGCCGCCGATCAATGAGTCGAAGCGATAGTTGTTGTCATTGGTTACATACGCATATTTAAGTCCTGCCTTCCACAGGATGCCCTGGTGTGGCCATTCGAGATCTGTCTTGGCCGAGCGGATGGTGATATAGCCGGGCTGGTGAGAGCGCAGGGCATTTTCGTCTATAACGGCACTGGTAGTACCATCGGTGGTTACGCTGGTCATTAGTGCGTCCGACAAGTTGCGATAACTGATATAGTGGCCTTCTGTGGTCAGTTTTTTGCCGGTGGTATCGATGTTCCAGGTCCAGGCTACGTTGCCGGCATCGTAGTGGTAGGGCTCGATGATGTTGTTGAACGTGCTGATGGCGGAGTGGAGCTGATGTCCGTCGCTATAACGGCGCACGATGGCATCTTTGGGCGCTGCAAAGTCATCGAAGTACCCATGGTAATGGGCGCTGAGTTGGTGACGATCGCTGAGGCGCCAGTCGGCCCCCGCGCGCCAGGTATAGAATTTTATAAGATAGTGACTGATGCTTTCCCTGTCCAGCCGGTAGGTGTTGCCGTTATCATGCACGGTATTGCCGCTGGTGCTGATCACTTTGCGGTTGGGGGTATTATAATCGAAGGAGCCGTAGAGGCTGAACGCGCGCGTGTTGAGCGTGGCGCTGATATTTTGATTCGTCATCCAGGTGCTGCCTCGTGTAACGGCCGAGCGCAGGTCGATAGCGTAGCCGCGAATGGTGCGTTTGCGGGTAACGATGTTGATGATGCCGGCATTGCCGGCGGCATCGAACTCGGCCGTGGGTGCAGTGATCAGTTCTATCTTCGCAATATTGTCGCCGCTCAATCCTTTCAGGAAGTCGGCCAGTTGCTTGCCGGAGAGGTAATTCATTTTTCCATCGATCAGTACGTTCACGCCTTCCGTTCCGCGCAGGCTGATGTTGTCATCCTGGCTTACGCTTACACCCGGCATTTTCTTCAGCAGGTCGAATACCGATGCGCCGGTGGTGAGGGCGCTGTTGGTAAGATTCATGACGATGCGGCCATTCTCCACCTGTAGCATGTTTTTAGTGGCGCTAACGATCACCTGCCGCATCGAATCGGTGCGGGGAAATACCAGGGTGTCCTTTGTGGCAGGCGCCGGTTGCGCCAGTCCGGTAGCGGGGATAGCTGCGGTGAGCAGCATGACCAGGATGAATGAATAAGGTATTTTCATGGTTGTGCATTTAATCTATACCGGAGCCGGTAGTAAGCCACGGTGACCGTGATGGCCGTCAGCAGCCACAGCCACCCCAATCCTTTGAATAAAGCGCCGGTGGCCTGCAAGGGCGGGGAGGGTTTGAAAACGGGGATGTGATGGAAGTCGGCCTTTGTCATCAATCTGCCGGCAAAGAGCGGTTCAAAGCTGAAATGGCATAGCTGCCCGTGAAAGGCAGTTATGGATTGCCGGAAGGTGAAGGCATCTTCCAGTCCGCTATGCGCCAGTATATTCAGCAGGTTCTGCGTATTGGCAGCAGGATTGACGAGGTTAAAGGCTGTTATTTTTTGATGGCGGTCCCACACCTGTTGGTAATAGGCATCTACCGAAGGTTTGGCGGCAGCATCGGTGAGGGTGACATACGCCGAGTAGGCCTGGAATTCGAAGAAGCGGGCCGCGGCAGCGGTATCTGTATGCTTGTATTGGGGATAAAGCTTGTAAAAGCGTTCCAGTACTTCCAGTTTCTCCTGCTTCGATTCGCCCAGTCCCTGCTGGCGGCGAATAAAGTCGGTGAGCTTCGTCGGGTCGGCCTGCTTTTCATTGGTGAAGCTAAGGTTGAGCAAGGCTGGTATCACTACCAGGAACAAAAGCCATACGCCCAGGCTGCACAGCGCGTTGAACGCGCTGCTGCGCCGGAATGCATTCACGAGCAGCAACAACGCAAACCAGCAGACGGTGTACGACCAGGTGATGAGCAGCCACCACCCCATGGAGGAAGCAGCGCTGACCGGTGTGCCGCTCCACACGAAGGCTATGCCTGTTATGAAAAACAGCAGGGAGGTGGTGATGCCCAACCAGAATAATGCTTTGCTCAGGATGATGTGGTGCAGGGGAATGGGTTGTATGCGCAGCATGGGCAACGTGCCTTTTTCCGCTTCATCCGACAGCAGGTTGTAGGTAAAGCTGATGATGAGGAGGGGCAGCAGGTAGATGATGACGAACGACAGGTCAAAATTCCCGGCCAGCAGTTTACGTGGATTGGCGATCTCCGACCGGAAGAGTTGCAGGTACAGGTTCTGTGCATTGAGCGGGAGGTAAAAGGCATTCACATCGCGCTGGCCGATAGACAGCCGGGACATGGGTGCGGGCTCGTCGATGGCGTAGTAGTTGAGGAAGAAGCGCACTTTGGAAGGGTAGGCGGCTTTTTCCCAGGCGGCCAGGCCGGCGGCTGTGCTGGTATCGGCTGCCAGTCCTTTTATTAGTTGCTGTTGATCGAGGGCATTTTGCCGGCGGATGTATTGCACCGTGTCTTCCTGCCGGTCGATGACCGCATTGCCGTAATGAATGGCATACAGGGCCGCGCATACGAATACGGCCATGATCACCCCCTGACCGTAGTTCCTGGTGAGCATTTTCCATTCGCGCGCGCCTATAAGAAGGAATGTTTTCATAACTGGGTGATGAGGGGGATTCGTTTAAGTACCAGGTAAAAGAGCCCGCAGGAAAGCACCAGCAGTACTGCCAGTGATAACAGCTCTTTACGGTAAAGCTGTATTACCTGCCGCAGGGGCAACAGTTGGTATTGAAAATCCGGCACCGATGCATAGAGCGCCTGCGAGGCTTTATAATCCCAGTCGCCCAGCCTGGAATGGTGCATCATGTCTTCATTCATCTGTTGTACAAAATGGCGGCGGTAGGCTTCCGTCTTTTGCTGGAAGTCGATATGCGTATAGAGGTCGGTAGCCGCCAGCCCCATGGAAAGGCCCTGCACGGCGAGGTAAGGATCGGCCATGCCGGCAAGGCGACAGAAGCGGTCCTGCTGCAACAGGGTTTGCTGCAGTTGATGAAAATGTTTATCGTATACCATGCTGCTGTATGCTTCGCCTGCCTGCATGATGTAGCCTTCGAAATTGAAGGGCAGTTCGCTCACGTTTTTCACCTGGTATTGCTGCAGCAGTTTGGCTTCCAGTTCCCGGGCGCGTTCATCTTTGGTGTTGTGGCCATTGATGCCCTGTGTTATGTCTTGCTGAATAGCTTCCCGGAAAGCATATTGGGAAGGCAGCGGGTAACGGTCGCTGCCCATGTTGGCAGCGGTTTTAGGTAAAATGATGCAGCCTGCGATCCAGATGGTCAGGAGGGTGAGCAGGGCGTTGCCGCTGGTTTTGCTGATGGCGGATATGAACACGGTGAGTAGGGTGAACAGCCCGAAGTAACTGCTATACACGACCAGCAGCAGCAAGGCGCGCCAGCTCCAGTCACTGCCGGCGCCGGGCGCCATGCCTG comes from Paraflavitalea devenefica and encodes:
- a CDS encoding TonB-dependent receptor plug domain-containing protein — protein: MRSIVLIIFISAIVIPARGQEPVTDSAQSLTEVVVSANKFAEKSRHVAQKVTVISSREIASSLSNNTAGLLEQTGKIFVQRSQLGGGSPVINGFEASRILLVVDGVRMNNAIYRTGHLQNAITIDDDILERTEILYGPSSTIYGSDALGGVIHFQTRQPRLSREGFRAQTNASTRYSSAFAEFSGHVDVNLGWKKFASLTSVSYSSFGDLRQGADRNPFYGDFGKRTAYIARINGMDSIVANKNVNIQKFSNYKQYDFLQKLRWEPGATQSHELNLQYSTSSDIPRYDRLTDTRNGQLRWAEWYYGPQDRLMAAYTYKRRQLPGFFDQLMAGMSYQRIVESRMQRAYRKDLRENRIEHIDVAAFHIDLRKSAGRHELSTGADGQLNYLNSTAYNYNIANGQKTYGLQTRYPDGKNNMSYAGAYLQHLYKIIPGKLILNDGIRVNYVALNAHIADPSLLHLPFTDASQRNFTYSLNAGIIYLPDPVTKLSFNFSTGFRAPNIDDLAKVFESAGGIQLVVPNADLQPEKTYQFNLNLERQFDEWVTLEANAFYTFFRDAIVLDNFHLNGASSIEYDGRITPVVANQNKARAFIYGLQGSVTLRPVSHFSLYSHAAYTYGRYKGSDGQQVPMDHIPPVFGKTGITYTWRFVESECALLYNGWKKLKDYNPSGEDNLPYATAAGMPSWSIFNASVACTIGRHLQVQVTLENILDRNYRVFSSGISGAGRNLMIRLKALQL
- a CDS encoding succinylglutamate desuccinylase/aspartoacylase family protein, yielding MIWLLNWSTLAAFGRQTPFILEGHQVAAGTKASFDLPVVAPSKDSTYIPVTIVHGKNPGPVIGLIAGIHGFEYPPIIAMQQMARELHPDSLRGTVIIVHIANVKAFFGRSVYYNPVDGKNLNREFPGNKNGSLTQCIAWVLSQQILPRCNYLVDIHAGDASEDLHDYVGYYALGEQAATAKQMAEALGFDWIMKSEAGFVKGEPTVYCSKEAVAQGIPTVAIECGKLGGVSTAEIKKINDGLLNVMRSLQLLPGTPVMSNKPLEITKRTTLNSEHTGIFYSHCKSGQLIRAGMKLGYITDVKGNWLTDIYSPVDGFIVYQIATPPVNKGEILFNLGSL
- a CDS encoding outer membrane beta-barrel family protein, with the translated sequence MKIPYSFILVMLLTAAIPATGLAQPAPATKDTLVFPRTDSMRQVIVSATKNMLQVENGRIVMNLTNSALTTGASVFDLLKKMPGVSVSQDDNISLRGTEGVNVLIDGKMNYLSGKQLADFLKGLSGDNIAKIELITAPTAEFDAAGNAGIINIVTRKRTIRGYAIDLRSAVTRGSTWMTNQNISATLNTRAFSLYGSFDYNTPNRKVISTSGNTVHDNGNTYRLDRESISHYLIKFYTWRAGADWRLSDRHQLSAHYHGYFDDFAAPKDAIVRRYSDGHQLHSAISTFNNIIEPYHYDAGNVAWTWNIDTTGKKLTTEGHYISYRNLSDALMTSVTTDGTTSAVIDENALRSHQPGYITIRSAKTDLEWPHQGILWKAGLKYAYVTNDNNYRFDSLIGGSYKEAVTMSNHFLYDERISAAYVSVAKKFKRTSILAGLRIEHTDAKGYTVKNGFTNRWEYSSFFPSLSVDHELKQHKLNLSVSRRINRPTYADLNPVRWYTDQYFYYSGNPALVPEMAWLLSAALTIHRKYILTATYALRDNYMTKRLLIDSAANAIKSVTANFRNMQRFDLLFSAPFNVGPWSMQLSAGANYSRYPFPQIGGDATASRWAFNAQAQQQLRLPAGFRLEVATFFYSRELWGIYLKEPLFFADAGVRKSMMKDKLTVQLNFMDCLRTYHLRGASLTNTTDYRYNDRPEAHRLSLSIRYHIGGKLIPKRANSIEEQERL
- a CDS encoding DUF3526 domain-containing protein translates to MKTFLLIGAREWKMLTRNYGQGVIMAVFVCAALYAIHYGNAVIDRQEDTVQYIRRQNALDQQQLIKGLAADTSTAAGLAAWEKAAYPSKVRFFLNYYAIDEPAPMSRLSIGQRDVNAFYLPLNAQNLYLQLFRSEIANPRKLLAGNFDLSFVIIYLLPLLIISFTYNLLSDEAEKGTLPMLRIQPIPLHHIILSKALFWLGITTSLLFFITGIAFVWSGTPVSAASSMGWWLLITWSYTVCWFALLLLVNAFRRSSAFNALCSLGVWLLFLVVIPALLNLSFTNEKQADPTKLTDFIRRQQGLGESKQEKLEVLERFYKLYPQYKHTDTAAAARFFEFQAYSAYVTLTDAAAKPSVDAYYQQVWDRHQKITAFNLVNPAANTQNLLNILAHSGLEDAFTFRQSITAFHGQLCHFSFEPLFAGRLMTKADFHHIPVFKPSPPLQATGALFKGLGWLWLLTAITVTVAYYRLRYRLNAQP
- a CDS encoding DUF3526 domain-containing protein — protein: MTSNLLSIAMKELTTVYRSKVILLIAGIIVLLLGVAAWGGYRNYHTAKDIREEAKQEKREQWLHQDPKHPHIAAHFGTFAYKPKTWFSMFDAGLDSYAGAYAYLEPHRQNDFVFKPAEGYGASIRFGQLSVALVLQLLAPLLIIFMGFASITQERDQGTLKLLLSSGVPFTTIAAGKVLGQFLALLLLLLPALLITGLFYAGMAPGAGSDWSWRALLLLVVYSSYFGLFTLLTVFISAISKTSGNALLTLLTIWIAGCIILPKTAANMGSDRYPLPSQYAFREAIQQDITQGINGHNTKDERARELEAKLLQQYQVKNVSELPFNFEGYIMQAGEAYSSMVYDKHFHQLQQTLLQQDRFCRLAGMADPYLAVQGLSMGLAATDLYTHIDFQQKTEAYRRHFVQQMNEDMMHHSRLGDWDYKASQALYASVPDFQYQLLPLRQVIQLYRKELLSLAVLLVLSCGLFYLVLKRIPLITQL